From the genome of Ptychodera flava strain L36383 chromosome 20, AS_Pfla_20210202, whole genome shotgun sequence, one region includes:
- the LOC139120180 gene encoding tolloid-like protein 1, with the protein MYFIQAPENHRIYMEFPVLSLTVTGIVIIFEGFTGDDINAYFSDKDAHPILSKTNAVRLYFQLNLEYERYPDKFKGLHATYSVVETGFKEILEGDSRTVKHINSAELEEQAVFVWIIYPRKKVQINVVLEFRQFNLFDSVDCREEYIEIRSGADENSPLVTRSCGNRIPRVFTHEIIYIKFKTKDDGERGSFFAEYLAACEFNIFWSLHGVIKTDPRHKTLTYRGPTFRNEGGLRYTGCLYNVTVPAGYIAVLRFDNITREESWQNSGYMQVIDLLTGERIGLYERNIPVPSAVRASELKDELFNCEVPTLVTFKENRGKMASPNYPALYPNNQDCVWHIITNNPDANIVLSFQDFQLERQQHNQEQCSKDYLEVREGSSFEDPLIGIFCGRDVPSIIITPRNALSIRFRTDESVQDKGFLMQYNAKCHKVYDGPGGIVEVRKRTPRSNILTGDCTFEVRGSKDSALMLNFTVLGIDFIVNLKNSYFSREEPITYVDVLAGEDKKHVVRYYGKTLSPNLIVPSDMVYVIYHIPQHFYRYTRFNISYQEKEIECQWPSGDLYIEEFGYLVNPWGNNGYPGGQTCEWRIKSLARLPVRVTLLNVSLHPTNSVTPSLDENLRCVDFLQMSSGEDGSELGGRVCQVTTPMTYISHSDTVSLTLKTENGDGGNGGYQIRFDQGCGIVDFEDELPNSNTTNFDISPGVAPWMAMIYSGTDTADFSSGALLNDFWVITTMNKWYTKQMHVKLGKTFSNFTEEHEVSYVVVLQECFGFDYNICILKLDRRVHFNSYVRPICLPTFEAIKRIREKAGTIGYTFGWGKNYKNGTDSSVLQRIPLEIVHWDECTQSTLDNWFVERNYHCARYTDGNNGGDRCYGHNGGPFAKYHQGKWYMVGLVASDNLWTGGEDCPRRGLYGWFWKTIKIDYDIKRRLG; encoded by the exons ATGTATTTCATTCAAGCACCCGAGAATCATCGCATTTACATGGAGTTTCCAGTTCTCAGTCTGACGGTTACTGGCATAGTGATAATTTTTGAAGGATTTACTGGAG ACGACATCAATGCTTATTTCTCGGACAAGGACGCCCACCCGATTCTGTCAAAGACGAATGCGGTCAGGCTGTACTTTCAGTTGAACTTAGAATATGAACGGTATCCAGACAAGTTTAAAGGCCTCCATGCCACATATTCAGTAGTGG AAACCGGGTTCAAGGAAATTTTAGAAGGTGACAGCCGGACGGTAAAACATATCAACTCAGCAGAACTTGAGGAACAAGCCGTGTTTGTGTGGATTATTTATCCGCGCAAGAAAGTGCAAATCAATGTTGTGCTGGAATTCAGGCAATTTAATCTCTTCGACAGTGTTGACTGCAG GGAGGAATATATCGAAATCAGGAGCGGCGCTGATGAAAATTCTCCGCTGGTGACTCGTTCATGCGGTAATCGTATACCCAGGGTATTTACCCATGAGATCATTTACATCAAGTTTAAGACGAAGGATGATGGAGAAAGGGGTAGTTTCTTTGCAGAATATCTTGCAG CTTGCGAGTTCAACATATTCTGGTCACTTCATGGCGTTATCAAAACGGACCCACGACACAAGACTCTCACCTATCGAGGTCCAACCTTTAGAAACGAGGGCGGACTTCGGTACACGGGATGTTTGTACAACGTCACCGTTCCCGCGGGATATATAGCCGTACTGCGATTTGACAATATCACCAGGGAAGAGAGTTGGCAAAATAGTGGATATATGCAAGTGATAGATTTACTGACAGGAG AACGTATTGGTCTCTACGAAAGGAATATACCAGTACCCTCCGCTGTAAGAGCATCAG AACTAAAGGATGAACTCTTCAACTGTGAAGTTCCCACCCTTGTCACCTTCAAAGAAAACCGAGGCAAAATGGCATCTCCTAATTATCCCGCTCTGTATCCCAACAATCAGGATTGCGTGTGGCATATCATCACAAACAACCCAGACGCAAATATCGTTTTGAGCTTCCAGGACTTTCAGTTGGAAAGACAACAACACAATCAAGAACAATGCAG CAAGGATTACCTTGAAGTACGAGAAGGGTCATCATTCGAGGATCCCCTCATCGGTATTTTCTGCGGCAGAGATGTTCCGAGTATTATCATAACACCAAGGAATGCTTTGTCCATTCGCTTTCGAACAGATGAAAGTGTGCAGGACAAAGGATTTTTGATGCAGTATAACGCAA AATGCCACAAAGTGTACGATGGTCCAGGAGGAATAGTTGAAGTCAGGAAACGGACCCCaagatcaaatattttgactggAGATTGTACTTTTGAAGTCAGGGGTTCCAAGGATTCAGCACTGATGCTAAATTTCACCGTCCTAGGCATAGACTTTATTGTGAATCTCAAGAATTCCTATTTTAGCAGAGAGGAGCCAATCACGTATGTTGATGTTCTTGCAGGAGAAGACAAAA AACACGTGGTTCGTTATTACGGAAAAACATTGAGTCCAAATCTGATTGTGCCTTCGGACATGGTCTATGTGATTTACCATATACCTCAACATTTCTACCGCTACACTCGCTTCAACATTTCTTACCAGGAGAAAG AAATTGAATGCCAATGGCCGTCCGGAGATCTGTATATCGAAGAATTTGGATATCTTGTAAACCCTTGGGGAAACAATGGATATCCTGGAGGCCAGACGTGTGAATGGCGGATTAAAAGTTTGGCTCGTTTACCTGTACGGGTGACTTTGCTCAACGTGTCTCTTCATCCGACGAATAGCGTCACACCCTCTCTGGACGAAAACTTGAGATGTGT AGACTTTTTACAAATGTCAAGTGGAGAAGATGGCTCAGAATTGGGAGGACGAGTGTGTCAGGTGACCACGCCAATGACCTATATATCTCATAGTGATACAGTATCCTTAACGTTGAAAACTGAAAATGGTGACGGTGGGAATGGTGGATATCAAATTCGTTTTGACCAAG GTTGTGGCATTGTTGATTTTGAGGATGAGCTTCCGAACAGTAACACAactaattttgacatttcacccGGTGTGGCACCATGGATGGCCATGATATACTCTGGCACCGACACCGCCGATTTCTCGAGCGGTGCCCTTCTCAATGACTTCTGGGTCATCACGACAATGAACAAATGGTACACCAAGCAGATGCATGTTAAACTTGGAAAAACATTTAGTAATTTTACTGAAGAACATGAAGTTTCTTATGTAGTCGTCCTTCAAGAGTGTTTTGGCTTCGAttacaatatttgcatattgaaattAGATAGGAGAGTCCATTTTAACTCTTATGTTCGTCCAATATGCCTTCCCACTTTTGAGGCCATCAAACGAATCCGGGAAAAGGCGGGAACGATCGGTTACACGTTTGGTTGGGGCAAGAACTATAAAAACGGCACAGACAGCAGCGTCTTGCAGCGGATTCCGCTTGAAATCGTACATTGGGACGAGTGTACTCAAAGCACACTCGACAACTGGTTTGTTGAAAGAAACTATCACTGTGCTCGTTACACGGATGGAAATAACGGAGGGGATCGTTGTTATGGACATAACGGAGGCCCTTTCGCAAAGTACCACCAAGGAAAATGGTATATGGTTGGCTTGGTTGCCAGCGATAACTTATGGACCGGTGGCGAAGACTGTCCTAGACGTGGGTTGTATGGATGGTTTTGGAAAACTATTAAAATTGATTACGATATCAAGCGCAGACTCGGCTAA